In Euphorbia lathyris chromosome 2, ddEupLath1.1, whole genome shotgun sequence, the sequence atagAAATCAGGAAAAAAAGcttattataaaattaatgtAAGGTCTGATCTGATGAATATGTGTGGACTTACAGTCACTTGTTCATGGAGGAATTTGATATACTCAATAGCTTCAGAAAGCACTGAGGCTGTATCAGTCTACACCACATAAATCAGAAATTGATTAGTATATGTTAAATAGCAAGAATTAAtgtgaaaaataagaaaatgttttaccttTCCGAAAGGCGAAACTAATTGTTGAAGTGCAGTGATTCTGTCCCCCATCTTCTCTTTTCTCacctataaaaataaaaatttcccATAAAACAAATTTCTGATCCATCTTAACACTAAGAAATGAAAATCTGTTgatatttgaaaagaaaaagaaaaagaaaaagaggtaGGTTAAAAGGTTAGATAATTGTACCTTAAAGGCTGGGACTGGTGATGGTGTTTCATTTCGAGGCCTTTTGGTGGCTGGTTCGTTTCCACTTTTCTTCACTGTTGTACTCGAATCTCGTACTTGATTTATATTCTGCTCCCAAATCAGTGAACCATAACCAAACTTATAAtctttattatatcattaaTCACATTTTACATTTAGTACTAGTCACTAGTACCTTTGGTTTCTCCTCGAAATTTGATGCAGGAAATTGCGGCTGCACCGAGTTAAAAAAGCTGGGACGGACTTCATTCATGGAACCAGCAGAAGCATTCCAGAAAGGAGCGTTGTTTGAGAAATGCAATTGGTTTTGAGGAGTTTGTTTGGGAGGTGAATTCCTTAAAAACTGAGGCACTTTTGACCAACAAGGGACTAATTCGTTACCGTAATTAGTCCCGTACGAATAATTATTAGCTGAttgttgttgctgttgttgATTGTCCGATCCGAGTAGCCCTTGCAACATAGTTGAAGGGCTTCCGTATATTGCAGATGAATCGATTTGGAAACCTTGACATGTTACAGTACTATCAGTAGAGCTTTCATGAGGACTAAACTGAGGTTGTTGATCTAAAGAAAAACCCCTTTGATGTATTTGCTTATTGAACTGATCATTAATGGACGAATCTCTCCCCCACTGTACTTGCCCCGAACTTtcttgctgctgctgctgctgatgttgatgatgatgatagCTCGAATTCTCTTGCAGCATCGAACGAAAGCTGCTTTCGTGTTTCGAATTCTCCCCGCGACTTCTGCCACAATCATCCATTAAACAAAATCAGAAAAGTTATGAACTCTTGAAATTTCAGGGTTTGAAGTAATTACTTACAGTAAAGCTTGGTTCCAATCCATGGCAGGAGAAGAAAGGCCTAAATTCATCATATGCAATTCGTTACAGGAATCTTTATTATGATCATGAAAAACTGAGCAAGTATCAGAAACAGAAGCAGATTCAATAGAAGATCTTCCTCCTTTGACATGATCTACAACCATTTCAGAAGGCCATGAAAAAGTGCCTAAACTGTTGAGACCAGAAGAAgtagaggaggaggaagaagaagaagagccaGCAGTATCAAAACGGTTTCTGGATGAATCCCACCAGTTAGTTGTAGAGTTGTACTCATCAGCCATGGCTAAAAAAAGGATGAACtgaatttagaaaaagaaaaagaaaaagaagaagattcTTTGGGGTTTGGTTTGGAAGATGGTTTACATAAAATGATAGAAAACGGTTCGCTGCATCGGAAGGGTATTTATAGTGAAGAAAGAAGCCATTGAAGTCTGTAACTGTGCAAATCAAACAACTAACCGCAAAGAATGTTGGTGGTTgacatttttatgattagacTATGGAAAAACAAAGGTCatttgaattttgatttcttcttctttttacatttttaaactttttaattattatcatttttttatggACTGCCTTTTACTCTAgttgggttcaatttgaggatattttatgatttaaaaatttaagaatttgCTATGAGGCCATGCCAGGTTAGGTTACACTTTGCAATGAATTACCATTTGACTAATAGAGTGTGCTATTTTGTggttgaacttttttttttttggagatattttatttaaatgtaATTTGACTACTATTTAGTCTAATGGTCAAataattttcttcttaattagTCTTATTTAGTAAACAGAAAACTAAACAAATGAATCAATGTCCTAAACCCTAAATGCAACAACTCATAGTATTTAGATATTAATAAACAATATATATCAATAATTGTTCTCTACTTTATCTTGTTTGAATAaaaaattgttattattttaGGATTAAAACGTTAAACATAAAATCCTAATCAATTCATTTTTGTTATCTCACAAGGTTCTAGATTtacttaaataaaataaattccaCAACCCAAGAATTACTAAATCAGGATGGTCATTAGACATAACCTTAGGTGAATTTAAAGTATATTTAGTTTAATGATTgagataaatttaatttttatttttttgaaaaaaaaaattatattatggaAGCATATAGATTAAACAAGACAAAATCAAAAGCATGTATCAAGAACTACTGAGAAGTAAAGCAAATGGACGGAGATCTCTATTATCTCAAGAAATGTAGCATGAAACTAAGCTAAAAGTGAGCAAGAAGCCCTATTTGAAATGAAGATTCACTTGTGGAACTGTAGCTTTATTAATAATCCTCCAAATCAGCCAACTTTATCTAATTATTGTTTTCAGAATAAACTTGATTTATTATGTATTGCTAAGCTTATTGTTGCTTTTTCGGTTATTTCGCCTAATTATTGGAAATGTTTAGGAGTGTGTTTAAAAACTCGATGAACTTTAAAGATTTTCCTActcttttggtttttttattctAAGGATGGCACTTCGTCatttttgttggaaaattttctTGATGGATTTTGATTtacaataataatataaatttaggtTATTAAAGATACACTTTCTTAATTTTAGCAGATATGGAAAGTCAATAATCAAATATATCAAAGATACACTTTCCTAATGCTAACTATCCATAATGGAAAGTCAAAgtcaaatataatatttatcacATCCTCGCAGTCGAAGCGGGAGGTCGTCGAACGCTTAGACTATCCCGGAAATCATAAAAAAGTTCCGCCCTTTTGTAAAAATATCTGCAATCTGGTATCGGGACGGAACATGAAGGACATGAACTTCTCCACGCGTAACCTTTTGCGAACAAAGTGAATGTCCATCTCAATATGTTTAATGCGCTAATGCTGAACTGGATTACCTGATAAGTATATCGCACTAACATTATCACAGTAAATGAGTGTCGCCTTTTGGATTGTACAATGGAGCTCAAGAAGAAGATTTGTGATCTAGCATGATTCAGATATAACATTAGTAACTCCTCTATATTCGGCCTCAGCACTGGAACGGGAGAGTGTAGGTTGGCGTTTGGAAGACCAATAAATTAGGTTGTCAATGAGAAAGACACAATAACCAGAAGTAGAATGTCGAGTATCCGGACAACCACCCCAATCAACATCTGTATAGGAGACCAAGTTGTCGACATTATACTTGTAGAGATAGAGGCCAAATTCAAGGGACCCATGAATGTATTTGTTTCACCCATTTGGACCAATTTCGTAATTATACTTCATTTGGTCCAAATCAGTAAAATTAATGgagtggggggggggggggggggggagggaaTTAGGCAATTAGGCAGTTTAAGTTGGTTTGGATTTGgttttatttttccaattgTATCTTTTTCGTGAAAATGTGTGAGAAATTAGAAGTATTAAGCCGATTTAGTAATTTATCAATTATTCTGGCTAAATTgggtaattaaccaattaaatcaATGGTGGAGCTGCACAAAAATTGTGGAAGTTGGAAAGTGGAGTAGTGGAGCTGAAACATGGGTTAGTGTAGGAAAGTAGTTATGGAACTTCCTTGCTAAGCAGTTACAGAACTTCTTTGCTGAAACGTGGAACTTACTTGCTGAAATGTGGAACTTTCTTGCTGGAAAGTTTCCAACATATTTTTTACAGTAGAAAAGTATAATTCAGCAGCAAACAACCGTTAGTGGATGAGAGCAGTTACGAAACTTATTGGAACTTCCTTGCTGAAATGTAGAACTTACTTGATGGACAGTTACCTACTTATTTTTACAGTATAAATACAAGTTTTGGCAGCAGGAAAGGGGATCTAACTTAATCAAAAACCAAAACAATAAATCTCAACAATGACTCAAAAGTCTTACCAAAATCTCTACAACAATCTTGTCAATCTCTTTCGGTTTTCAATTGCTTTAGTTATACAAACTTCCTTGCAATTTTAAATTCCAAATTCTTCCAATTCAATTCCTATATCTATAATCCTTTCAATTTCAGAGTCTCAATTCCAATTATTCAAGCATTTCCTTTTattctcaatttcaattttGGCATCGTTTCCTTCAATTAATCTCGATATTCGTAGATATAATTGACGAACTTTAAGCTTTTTTTTATGTCCTTTAAGCTTTCACACAATCTTTTGATCTAGAAGtcagattttcaatttttgtaatttttccacaaAACTACTGGCACGCTCGCAATCCGATTCACTCAAAAAAAGCATCAAACAGTATTGTAAAATCTGCTTGAGAGCAGCCATATGGAGAGGGTCGTGCATATGAAGACACACTTGTTGGACGGCATAAGATATATCCGGACGGGTGAAAGTAAAATACTGCAAATCCCCGACTAGCTGATGGTATTTGGAGATCTAATGAAGAAGTTATGACTAGGTGAAGTgtcaatgaaatgaattttaGGATATATTAGTGAGTCGTGTCAACGAAAAGTGTCATAACGCACTTTTCCATGATGAATTTGGAGATCTAATGAAAAAGTTGTGACTAAGTGAAGTTTCGGGTAAAATCTTAGAAGAAATCGGGATAAATGAACTAATTCGAGATAAATTTTATCTCATGATCGTTTGGACACCAATAGTTACCAATCAATAACTTtcctttttatttcattttaatcccTTTTAATAACTTTCTGATTTACTCAATTTGATCATTTTTaataactttcttttttattcatttttgtcTATGatataataactttatttttattcattttaatctatgactttatttttattcattttagtccctaatttaatattttacttttattcattttaattccTAATCTAAGAACtttagtttttattcatttttattccCGTTTTAATAACTTTCTATTTCATTGATTTTGATCCCTAATTTAATTATAGTTTGATCGTTTTAGTCCCTAAttgaataattttcttttattcacttcagtttttaatttaaagtttGTCTCTTTCTTTCAATTTGTTCCTcaaataaacttttaattttatttgtttcgtcttttgtcatttttatgCCATAATTAATTGTATAACTCTGTTATTTGTTTCTAACCTTTTATTTTGGGTTGATACGAGTATGGAAGAATACTATTTTGGTGCATATTGAAGATCCGGGAATGTCCAGAAGTAATTCTATTTATTTTGCATCTATTTCATTTTTTGagattgtaatattttgttgtttatctaTTTTGTGTATAAACATACAATATCACATAAAACATGATTTTccaaacaaagtaagcattcaAAACGAATTTAATATTCGAGTGGATATTAATCTTCCACAAGCTTACCTAACTTCTTGAAGCCACTTACTTCTCGAGCCTAATATTCGAGTGGCGACTATTTTTCCGACACCAGCCCTATCGAGCTTGTCATTTTCTCAATTGGACTTTGAGTCCAAACAGTATTGTAGCATCATGACGGACCTCTCGCTGGTAAAAACCTATCGAGGAGGTAGGATTCATTTACAACAGACCCACTCTCCCCAAACATACCTAGAAATAACAGCTCAAGCAAAATAGGAAGCTACTGAATTCGTTTGTGCGCTTAACAAAAGAGTTCGATAACAATCTATTAAATCTTGTAACAAGGACACAAATCATTAATGACGTCTGATAAATAAGATAGGTGAGCAAGAGGCTATAGAACAGATTGAACCACCATCAAACAATCAAAGAGTATAAACACCttagcccttgtttgggaggaggttaatgggagtaaatggaagtaatggaaggttaagtattaagttaaccttgtttgagagttattttttgagagtaaatggaggttaatggggttaaatctttacttcctctaacctccaaactctaacctccaaattgggggttaatagaagtaacgtaaacttttttaaatttttttgtctctacagagtaaatttaacctccagatttaaactcccaaacaaagttaaacatttaacctaatttacatcctataaactcccaaacaaggttaatttttaactttcctttccatcacttcccttccctttccattacctccaTTAACTCTCACCTCCGTTAACCTCCCAACTCCCAAACAAAATATTAGGAAATCACCGAAAAAATAACTGCCAAACATGATCCGCCGTTGAACAACTTAGGAAAATGTGAGGTTCGTCTTTGTTAATATAACTGTAGAGAGGGCACAGATTAGGATGGAGACTATGCTTTTTAGCTAAATTAGCCATAGTTGGGAGATAAGAGGAAAATAATCCCCAGATTTAGTTTCTGACTTTAGGAGCAACTCAAAGGCTCCAAACTTGACTCCAACCAATAGGAGGAAATGGAAGAGTTGTTTTTATAACCACTTTTGATAGAGTAAACGCCTTTCTTATTAAGGATCCAAACCCACCAATCTATGATAGATAACTTTCTACGCGAGACAGAAAAAATCAGTTTCATGTGTCTGtcattaaaaatcaaattgagGAGGATAACATTCCATTTTTCGTCCTGCTCCAGTAAATCATTAACAAAAACAGAGCTAGAAGGCTTAGGATTGTGAACATCAGATCAGGGACCCAAAGACTCTCCCGAAAATGAATTGAAGAGCCATTGCCAGCCTTACAATGCAGACCTTTTTGAAGCACTTCTCTATTAGCAAGATACTCCTCCAAATATAAGATGGGTTATGATCGATGAAACACTGTTGAATCGCTCCAGCTTCCAAATTATTAGCCGTGGCAAGAAACACTGTTGAATCACTCCGGTTTCAAATTATTAGCTCTAAACACAAggcatcccaactaggtcggcaccccagGTTCCAGCCTCGTAAAACCCGAATGAATCAATAAATGAAAAAATAGAGGGTTTACAAGAGAGTTATAAAAAGAACCGAAAAAAGCAAAACCAGCTAGATAACTCTAATATGACTAACATTACGAAAATCGTCAGAAATCAACAAATGACAGAAACTAGGAGCCGTCTGCCACCAACGAAGGCCCGTAGCCGAGACTCCGGATTTTGCAAGTGCGTCAGCTACATGGTTGCCTTCTCGGTAAATATGGGAGAACACGGTCGGCATTTGAGAGCACTAGTTGAGGCATTGAATCCAATCTTGTCTAACCTCCCAAGGAACCCGCAATGACCGAGTCTTAAGCATCTGAACGACGAACATTGAGTCAGATTCCATCCATAATTTacgccaatttttctcccaagccaGATCAATAGCAAATATGGCCGCTTTTAGTTCTCCTATGTAAGCAAAAGTAGAAGGAATCGAGAAGGCAAAACTTCCATGAGGGAGCCCTCTTTCATTCCGAAAATACCTCCGGCACCCGCATCTCCAGGCGTTCCGAGGGCTGAACCGTCGATGTTGGCTTTTAACCAGCCGCGTGGAGGTGCGATCCATCTGACATGGATTATATTCGGCACAGGCGGTGGTCTGGAAGGGATACTGAGCCGTTTAAGGATGTCTGATTCCCGCGAGCTATAGCAGCAACCCCTTGTCGTTCGAGTAGACTCGCGGATTAGGCGTCGTAGCAACTGTTTCTAATGTTGAATTGAAGGGAGCTCCTCCATGAAGATAGCCACATTTTGAGAATGCCATATCAACCAAAAACAAGACACCGAAGCTACTTGCCAGAGCATGGAGACCTGAGAGCCAAAGCtgcaatttttcaatttttccaGAAATTCATAAACCGTCAGATTAAAATGCAAATCGCAACCAAATATTCTTTCGAGCTCCCGCCATAAAGAACCTGCAAAAGAACAACAGATAAATAAATGGTTAGACGTTTCAATATCCACACGGCAAAGAGCACATCGAGGGGCTAAGTTGAATCCGGCATGTTGAAGTCGATCTTGTGTTGGCATACACCCATGAATAATCCTCCATATAATTGTCAAGCAGGACGGCGGAACGAAGGGGTTCCAAATGAATTTGTACCAGCTTACCAACTCAGTAGATGAACTGGTAACCGAGTAGTATGCTTTGACAGTGAACTCGCCCTGAGCAGCAGGATGCCATATACAAAAATCTGAGGTGTCTAAGCCTCTCTGAACCGTTCTGATCCTGGTCTGTATTTCAGTCGGTAAGTGTTCAATATTCGCCCATTCCGAATTGATAAGATATTCATCAACTTTATTGATTAAGTTGCGTTGAACCCCCAACTCTAACCCCAATTGTTCAGCAACAGAAGGTTTGATCCAGTGGTCATTCCAAAATTTTAACGATGAATGTTTCCCAATCCACCAAAAAGTTTGGTCTCTGATGCGATTAAAAATGTGCTTGCATGATGACCAAATTGTAGAGGGGGCAATGATGGATGTAGGAAGATTGGATTTCGCCAAGAACCTTGATTTCAACAGAGAAATAGCAGGGTTGTCCCCTTGAATGAGTTCCCAGCACAACTTACCCAAAAGCGCATAATTGAACCGTCGGAGGTCTTTCACTCCTAACCCTCCAGATTTGATGTTTCTGCAACAAATGTGCCAGGGCACAGTAATCAGTTTTCCTTATCAACACAGCCCGTCCAGAGAAAGTTACGAATGCTAACATTTAACTTTTTCATTTCTGAgtaagggtagtgatattacctcagttaagtgttcctcatcgtcagttgcaatggaggggtcagcatgctcagaaacacaaggctcagcaagctcatctgccatgaagcagatctttgctgactcagtggcatcgtctcctgatgatgatgactcatcactatcactccaggttgccaccattgccttcttgtcgttcttcctttccttcttcaaggtaggacaacttgatttgatatggccagtttgatgacattcaaagcatgtaatgggctttgagttgtccttcttgtacttgctgtcgctggactcagctttgtacttatcaaacttcttgtaaggcttcttggaatatttatcattctttctgaatagcctcttcatctttctagtgaacattgccatttcttcatcatttcttgagctcccatcagtggagtcagctttcatgacaagagacttttgcttcttgtcttcagacttctccttcacctcgaaattcttcattgagatctcatgggtcagcaacgagccaatgagttcatcatacttgtaggtggttaagtcttgagcttcctcaacagtagTTTTCTTGGCTTGTCAGCTTtcaggaagactcctcagtatctttttgacttgctcttcctccgtaaagatcttgccaagtctcttgagctcattgataatgtttgtgaaccttgcgttcatctcagagattccttcatcatcattcatttcaaagagctcgtacaacctcatgtgctggttcaccttggactccttcactttgttggttccttcataggtaacctccagcttcttccagatctcatgcgctgactcacaacctgaaattttgttgtactcttcagcatctaacgcacagtgaagcatgtttatagccgaagcatgattttgtagcttcttgagatcatcctctgtccatttagtctcagctttaacaactgtttggccgtcaatagtttcaacaggaacaaatgggccttggactatagaaagccatgcactcatatttgttgcctgaatgaaatttttcattctgttcttccaaaaggtatagttagacccgaagaacagaggaggccgagtaatggacagtccctcaggtaaaatctgagttgtttggtttcctgggaggaaacgagtgctgttctcagccatagtggggatcagctcaagatagttatatcttgctcagtgagctgttaggctctgataccacttgttggtcccttataacgtaacaagtttagttccaagggggggataggaactatttaaaattttgtccgtttaggctgacttcttttcttaagagaaggtttacacagcggcgctaagtaattctaagacacaagcttagtcaacttgtgactaagtctgtttctttcgttgagtcaggagatagcacttagagtctattcatgaactcagcttcttagtgcactcaactcagcgtgagtttgttacttagtcagttttatagcaagcagtatataaaggagtttaagggttagaaattcgttactcagcagacatatcctggttcggcctctccgcctacgtccagtccccggaactcgtccgagctttttgaattctctactgagctctttaaaggtagagcacgaaaccttttacaatagaagctgagtatacaagagtaccttcctctatacctctactcactcctatatctaccgctgagtactataaccgagtactcaacctctcatttctattcttctagaaatgataaagtgtttgtcctaaacaacaattgctaagacactttagatgattgaaaatcactctagacttttacacaataatatggaaattggtgtaaggtttttgctttgcttttctcacagaacttcgtgtatgaatttggacagcgtttcggctaattgaagatctgcatcgattgaagcaaataagaggcctatttatagtgacacttgaggcaccggtcatttcgaattttgaaataaccgttggagggaaacgacttcctatcgttgtcactcaatacgcgctcagtgtcgttgggcaatgagattcttgcatcttctgtccatggcagtgctcggcagcttttcgtctggcaaacagaatgttttgacatttttggcaaagtcttccagacagcttcctgcgccttctgaactttacccaaagtagaaatactttgtctacaagttggttcttgtctgccgctgtcctgactgcttgtcgcttaactcagcagcttcctcttaaagcttttgctagaaggcttctcgatccttcttcatgctgagtcgtcgttttgcttgaAACGACTTCGTttcatcttcttgggccgtgaggtcttgattatgttgacttgggcttgacttccactcatgggcttttagtcttttaaatcttaatgtcttatagataaataaactcaacattgaacaaacacattagtataaataaatcaaagcatttaaatttaatgtgttagaatatttttttatcaattacttaaataattttgtcaaatcaaaatcatgtggaaaggtgtttcaacaaactcccccatattgatgttggcaaaaatattcagtcaagaactcagtgttgagctcccccatgattgtTGACCTTAtctttactttaaacatttcaaggtttaatcaagtaagtctagggtcagttttcagaattaggtcagctcatggaacatattctatttaactcagtttatgcggaagatttagatatcaaagagcgctgagtattgctttgttcaatgtgtttaagaagacatgtaaaaGCGGTCAACATTTTGATCAACACAACATACAttcataaagcaatgtagacaaaTAGCATAgttgatttagtgaagatgcgtttaactattcaatacaaaacataagtaagcatcacataagattggtaAGTGTTGAAAAGATagatgcatagttttgtattcaggtcAGCACAAGAAAAAATgcataagggaaagactacaagttttaacACAATTGAATCTAGtcaagctatttcttcttgtagttaagttgggcttcatgctctttagctttaccctttcccttgtatctttgctgacttcctgaagcttcttcttctgaatgttgggttctttgagcttgtactttctcccccgttttgccaccatcagcaggaggaggaatgaaagtgtcttcaatggcagctagagttaggcgtttagagaatgcctttAGCTTTCGTGTGCTGGTATTTATGCCATAAAAAatgggaacaccatcatccaaaatAGTTCGTGGAATCCTGACATCaccagcactcagcatactcagaACATATGCTTGAGCctttccaacccagtgtatgCTGTCAATGAGCATTGCAaatgcttgatgaaacatcttcagcAAAGACGAATCAAAATACTGACGCTGAGCATTAGTGTGtcgcacatggttgaaagtaACTTGAGAATACTTCAAGATTTCGTTTGTTTTGAGCTGGttagtttccatctcttccttgcttaagtttagcagacgcacatcctcactaatttgctcaatggagcattgggaggaggaagagagttggtgattggttttctcttgctcagtatgaagctggttgaatagttgatgaacttcggcagaagttgcatacgttgtgttcgcagctgacaattgatgaagttgaccctgtagagagttcatgtgatcaatcatggtcagctggagtttggccagcttcgttatagagtcctgcctgggctgttgagattgtaatgaagtcatgacactcagaagatcctttagacctttgatctcagtaagaagctgagtgacataAGAAAACTGCGTTGGCTCAACATTAATAGACCCAACGTCATTGGTGcttgtttgatggaggtcctggagcaGAGCGTGAGCTGAGTCAacaattcttcgaccagactcagaggcagtaAGATAACTGAATGATCCATCatttgttggcccagatgccggaggaggagtagaaccgaatagaggcggtgtttggttctgctcaacatTAGAAGTGG encodes:
- the LOC136220696 gene encoding transcription factor bHLH123 isoform X1, encoding MADEYNSTTNWWDSSRNRFDTAGSSSSSSSSTSSGLNSLGTFSWPSEMVVDHVKGGRSSIESASVSDTCSVFHDHNKDSCNELHMMNLGLSSPAMDWNQALLSRGENSKHESSFRSMLQENSSYHHHQHQQQQQQESSGQVQWGRDSSINDQFNKQIHQRGFSLDQQPQFSPHESSTDSTVTCQGFQIDSSAIYGSPSTMLQGLLGSDNQQQQQQSANNYSYGTNYGNELVPCWSKVPQFLRNSPPKQTPQNQLHFSNNAPFWNASAGSMNEVRPSFFNSVQPQFPASNFEEKPKNINQVRDSSTTVKKSGNEPATKRPRNETPSPVPAFKVRKEKMGDRITALQQLVSPFGKTDTASVLSEAIEYIKFLHEQVTVLSSPYMKSGAPITHHQQSCNEKSKDGEGQKQDLRSRGLCLVPLTSTFPVTHETTVDIWSPTFGGYR
- the LOC136220696 gene encoding transcription factor bHLH123 isoform X2 — encoded protein: MADEYNSTTNWWDSSRNRFDTAGSSSSSSSSTSSGLNSLGTFSWPSEMVVDHVKGGRSSIESASVSDTCSVFHDHNKDSCNELHMMNLGLSSPAMDWNQALLRGENSKHESSFRSMLQENSSYHHHQHQQQQQQESSGQVQWGRDSSINDQFNKQIHQRGFSLDQQPQFSPHESSTDSTVTCQGFQIDSSAIYGSPSTMLQGLLGSDNQQQQQQSANNYSYGTNYGNELVPCWSKVPQFLRNSPPKQTPQNQLHFSNNAPFWNASAGSMNEVRPSFFNSVQPQFPASNFEEKPKNINQVRDSSTTVKKSGNEPATKRPRNETPSPVPAFKVRKEKMGDRITALQQLVSPFGKTDTASVLSEAIEYIKFLHEQVTVLSSPYMKSGAPITHHQQSCNEKSKDGEGQKQDLRSRGLCLVPLTSTFPVTHETTVDIWSPTFGGYR